The following coding sequences lie in one Alicyclobacillus curvatus genomic window:
- a CDS encoding amino acid ABC transporter substrate-binding protein, whose product MSKLLVKLAPVLVASLFVVSGCGAQTASNNSGGSGTSANSSNASTNGNSSTPATSTSTSELDKIKQAGVMKIGIEGTYPPYDYLGSNNQYTGFDVELATDLAKSIGVKTEFVATQWDGLIGGLKADKFDAIAADMSITPQRAQQVDFTNPYLISGAVIVTKKGSPEIHSLAGLKGKNVGVGAGTTFATLAQQSGANVHLYKTANDYIQDLLNGRLDAIINDQNTMAYMISKKHMPLVIDTSLLDRDNIGMAIKKGNEDLVTAMNNALSQMVADGEYDKLYEKYFHVKPPVEPK is encoded by the coding sequence ATGTCGAAGCTGCTCGTTAAATTGGCGCCAGTGCTTGTCGCATCTCTATTCGTTGTTTCAGGCTGTGGTGCCCAGACTGCAAGCAATAACAGCGGTGGGAGCGGTACCAGCGCGAATAGCAGCAATGCCAGCACCAATGGTAACAGTAGCACACCAGCAACTAGTACTTCTACCAGCGAGTTGGACAAAATCAAGCAAGCTGGAGTGATGAAAATTGGTATTGAGGGAACCTACCCGCCTTACGACTATTTAGGCTCAAACAATCAATACACGGGCTTTGATGTTGAGCTCGCCACAGATTTGGCCAAGAGCATTGGGGTGAAAACGGAATTTGTCGCCACTCAGTGGGACGGTCTCATCGGAGGACTAAAGGCAGACAAGTTTGACGCAATTGCCGCTGACATGAGTATCACTCCACAACGCGCGCAACAGGTGGATTTCACAAATCCGTATCTTATTTCTGGGGCAGTTATCGTTACGAAAAAGGGCTCACCAGAAATTCATTCCTTAGCCGGCTTAAAGGGTAAGAACGTTGGCGTCGGGGCAGGTACGACTTTCGCAACCTTAGCACAGCAAAGTGGCGCGAACGTACATCTATATAAGACCGCGAATGACTATATTCAAGACCTGCTGAATGGAAGACTCGATGCAATCATTAACGACCAAAATACGATGGCTTACATGATTTCCAAGAAACATATGCCGCTCGTCATTGATACATCTTTGCTAGACAGGGACAACATTGGCATGGCCATCAAGAAAGGCAACGAAGACCTAGTCACGGCTATGAACAATGCCCTATCTCAGATGGTTGCAGATGGGGAGTACGATAAATTGTACGAAAAGTACTTCCACGTGAAGCCTCC
- a CDS encoding aldehyde dehydrogenase family protein, producing MTRNYIDGEWVDSASGRFVDNINPATGESVGLVTQSTKEDVDRAVASARKAQSTWRLVPAPQRAEILYRVGQLLRERKEELARILTTEMGKVIEEARGEVQEAIDMAFYMAGEGRRLFGQTTPSELPYKFAMSVRAPIGVVGIITPWNFPIAIASWKSLPAIVAGNSVVWKPATETPFMASEFVKIYEDAGLPKGVMNLVFGAGSVVGDAIVEHPDIDVISFTGSNEVGRSIASKAGAMLKRVSLEMGGKNAVVVMDDANLGLAVDAILWAAYGTAGQRCTATSRVIVHRDIKEALERELVARATELSIGDGLHPETKLGPVINRSSLEKIHKYVQIGEAEGAKLLTGGHIVELPGNGGNYYAPTIFTDASNDMRIAQEEIFGPVITIIPVDSFEEAIAANNSVAFGLSSSIFTQDVNRVFAAARDLDTGIVYINAGTTGAEIHLPFGGTKGTGNGHRDSGQAALDVFTEWKTIYVDYSGTLQRAQIDTRAD from the coding sequence GACAGAGCCGTTGCATCCGCAAGAAAGGCACAGTCCACATGGCGGCTTGTTCCTGCACCGCAAAGAGCAGAAATCCTCTATCGAGTTGGGCAACTATTAAGGGAACGAAAAGAGGAACTTGCACGCATTCTGACCACTGAAATGGGCAAGGTCATCGAAGAAGCGCGCGGCGAGGTTCAAGAAGCCATTGATATGGCGTTTTACATGGCGGGGGAAGGACGCCGACTGTTTGGACAAACGACTCCCTCGGAACTGCCATATAAATTCGCCATGAGCGTGAGAGCACCGATTGGGGTTGTCGGAATCATTACGCCGTGGAATTTCCCCATCGCGATTGCTTCATGGAAGTCACTCCCTGCCATTGTCGCTGGCAATAGCGTTGTGTGGAAGCCAGCTACCGAAACACCGTTTATGGCATCTGAGTTTGTGAAGATCTACGAGGATGCCGGATTGCCCAAAGGCGTGATGAATCTGGTATTCGGTGCTGGGAGTGTTGTGGGTGACGCGATAGTTGAACATCCGGATATCGACGTAATTTCGTTCACGGGTTCAAACGAAGTCGGACGCTCCATTGCGAGCAAGGCTGGGGCGATGTTGAAGCGTGTTTCACTCGAAATGGGTGGAAAAAATGCAGTTGTCGTTATGGACGATGCAAACCTGGGTCTGGCCGTGGACGCCATCTTGTGGGCAGCATACGGAACCGCAGGGCAACGGTGTACAGCCACAAGCCGGGTCATTGTTCACCGTGACATTAAAGAAGCCTTGGAGCGCGAGTTGGTAGCCAGAGCGACTGAGCTCTCAATCGGGGACGGACTCCATCCGGAGACAAAGTTGGGTCCCGTCATCAATCGCTCGAGTCTCGAAAAAATCCACAAGTATGTACAGATTGGCGAAGCAGAAGGCGCAAAACTGTTGACGGGCGGCCATATCGTAGAGCTTCCTGGTAACGGTGGGAATTACTATGCTCCAACCATATTCACGGACGCGAGCAATGACATGCGCATCGCACAGGAAGAGATTTTTGGGCCAGTTATCACTATCATCCCGGTTGACAGCTTTGAGGAAGCCATCGCGGCGAACAACAGTGTGGCGTTTGGACTTTCAAGCTCGATTTTCACCCAGGATGTAAACCGGGTATTTGCTGCTGCACGGGATTTGGATACTGGCATCGTGTATATCAACGCTGGAACCACCGGTGCAGAAATTCACCTGCCTTTTGGTGGAACGAAAGGTACCGGTAATGGACATCGAGACTCCGGTCAGGCGGCACTCGACGTATTTACAGAGTGGAAAACCATCTACGTTGACTATAGCGGTACACTCCAACGGGCGCAAATTGACACGAGGGCAGACTAA